A single window of Girardinichthys multiradiatus isolate DD_20200921_A chromosome 15, DD_fGirMul_XY1, whole genome shotgun sequence DNA harbors:
- the hey2 gene encoding hairy/enhancer-of-split related with YRPW motif protein 2 isoform X1, with protein sequence MEKHGSFMDHSLLQIPSIVVHHDDLSKDLLCRHMKASLIRCGAPTTTTQVMARKKRRGVIEKRRRDRINSSLSELRRLVPTAFEKQGSAKLEKAEILQMTVDHLKMLQATGGKGYLDAHALALDFLSLGFRECVTEVSCYLSAMEGLDSSDPLRSRLLSHLSSCASQRDAAALTAASRLQPQPLPPPFHPHHWAAAVAALRPLPYGLSTLPVSPDAAGGSSGAPQRRVELSQHSVTSSTSSSPSSSSSSLVHPCTPTPLSGSLFSFSASFPIALHGGIPFLPPSALSSTAATTSPPISSSSSSQTPHSGTSSSSSKPYRPWGTEVGAF encoded by the exons ATGGAGAAACATGGTAGTTTTATGGACCACAGTCTGCTCCAGATTCCCAGTATTGTTGTGCACCATGATGATCTATCCAAGGATTTGCTCTGCAGACACATGAAGGCGTCGTTGATCAGATGTGGGGCTCCAACAACGACTACTCAGGTGATGGCGAGGAAGAAACGCAGAGGG GTTATCGAGAAGCGACGGCGGGATCGAATCAACAGCAGTTTGTCCGAGTTACGCCGACTTGTCCCAACAGCATTTGAGAAGCAG GGATCTGCTAAACTAGAGAAGGCTGAAATCCTCCAGATGACTGTGGACCATCTGAAGATGCTGCAGGCAACAGGAGGGAAAG GTTACTTGGACGCCCATGCTCTGGCTCTGGACTTCCTGTCTCTGGGTTTCAGGGAGTGTGTGACCGAAGTTTCCTGCTACTTGAGCGCCATGGAGGGCCTGGACTCCTCTGACCCCCTGCGCTCCCGCCtcctctcccacctcagctccTGTGCCTCCCAGCGTGACGCTGCCGCCCTGACGGCTGCTTCCCGCCTGCAGCCTCAGCCACTACCTCCACCGTTCCACCCCCACCACTGGGCGGCAGCTGTGGCTGCGCTGCGCCCCCTGCCATACGGACTGAGCACACTCCCAGTGTCTCCGGATGCTGCAGGAGGGAGCAGTGGAGCCCCCCAGAGGCGTGTGGAGCTGTCGCAGCACAGCGtgacctcctccacctcctcttcACCTTCCTCGTCGTCCTCATCTCTGGTGCACCCTTGCACTCCTACACCACTCTCCGGCTCCCTCTTCTCCTTCTCGGCATCATTTCCCATCGCTCTCCATGGAGGTATCCCCTTCCTCCCACCTTCTGCCCTCAGCTCcactgctgccaccaccagtcCTCCcatttcctcctcctcttcctctcagaCCCCCCACAGCGGCACCAGCAGCAGTAGTAGTAAACCCTACCGACCATGGGGCACCGAGGTGGGAGCTTTCTGA
- the hey2 gene encoding hairy/enhancer-of-split related with YRPW motif protein 2 isoform X2, which translates to MKRPCEDNSSAESEAEESVEVGREKLYSGHMKASLIRCGAPTTTTQVMARKKRRGVIEKRRRDRINSSLSELRRLVPTAFEKQGSAKLEKAEILQMTVDHLKMLQATGGKGYLDAHALALDFLSLGFRECVTEVSCYLSAMEGLDSSDPLRSRLLSHLSSCASQRDAAALTAASRLQPQPLPPPFHPHHWAAAVAALRPLPYGLSTLPVSPDAAGGSSGAPQRRVELSQHSVTSSTSSSPSSSSSSLVHPCTPTPLSGSLFSFSASFPIALHGGIPFLPPSALSSTAATTSPPISSSSSSQTPHSGTSSSSSKPYRPWGTEVGAF; encoded by the exons ATGAAGCGGCCGTGTGAGGACAACAGCTCGGCGGAAAGTGAAGCGGAGGAGAGCGTCGAGGTGGGCCGAGAGAAGCTTTATTCAGG ACACATGAAGGCGTCGTTGATCAGATGTGGGGCTCCAACAACGACTACTCAGGTGATGGCGAGGAAGAAACGCAGAGGG GTTATCGAGAAGCGACGGCGGGATCGAATCAACAGCAGTTTGTCCGAGTTACGCCGACTTGTCCCAACAGCATTTGAGAAGCAG GGATCTGCTAAACTAGAGAAGGCTGAAATCCTCCAGATGACTGTGGACCATCTGAAGATGCTGCAGGCAACAGGAGGGAAAG GTTACTTGGACGCCCATGCTCTGGCTCTGGACTTCCTGTCTCTGGGTTTCAGGGAGTGTGTGACCGAAGTTTCCTGCTACTTGAGCGCCATGGAGGGCCTGGACTCCTCTGACCCCCTGCGCTCCCGCCtcctctcccacctcagctccTGTGCCTCCCAGCGTGACGCTGCCGCCCTGACGGCTGCTTCCCGCCTGCAGCCTCAGCCACTACCTCCACCGTTCCACCCCCACCACTGGGCGGCAGCTGTGGCTGCGCTGCGCCCCCTGCCATACGGACTGAGCACACTCCCAGTGTCTCCGGATGCTGCAGGAGGGAGCAGTGGAGCCCCCCAGAGGCGTGTGGAGCTGTCGCAGCACAGCGtgacctcctccacctcctcttcACCTTCCTCGTCGTCCTCATCTCTGGTGCACCCTTGCACTCCTACACCACTCTCCGGCTCCCTCTTCTCCTTCTCGGCATCATTTCCCATCGCTCTCCATGGAGGTATCCCCTTCCTCCCACCTTCTGCCCTCAGCTCcactgctgccaccaccagtcCTCCcatttcctcctcctcttcctctcagaCCCCCCACAGCGGCACCAGCAGCAGTAGTAGTAAACCCTACCGACCATGGGGCACCGAGGTGGGAGCTTTCTGA